GCAAGGGTGATTCCGCCTTGTCCAGTGAGGGCCAAGCCTATTTCACGGGCATGCTGGCCACCTTGTTGGCCACGCCCTGCAGCGGGCCGTTTCTGGGCGGCGTGTTGGCCTGGACCCTGGTTCAGCCGCCCTTGGTGGTTGCCGGAGTCTTTTTCTGCGTCGGCCTGGGCATGGCCTCGCCGTATTTCGTGGTCAGTTTTTTCCCCCGCTTGGTGCGGTTTCTACCCCGACCAGGCAACTGGACCCTGTACCTGGAGAAGGCCCTGGGTTTTTTGCTGCTGGCCACCTGCATCTATCTGCTCTCCTTCCTGTCCGAGGAATTTCTTTTTCCCGTGCTGATCCTGTTCTGGGTTACGGGCATGGCTTCCTGGATCTGGGGCGGATGGACCAACCTGTCCCATTCCGCCCTGCGACGCTGGTCCATTCGGGCCGCGGCCTTGATCCTGGTCCTGGCCGCGGGCGGATGGGCACTGACGGCCAGGCCGGTGTCCAGTGAATGGGAGTTGTTTACCGCGGATCTGTACATGGAAACCCTGGGCCGGGACCGCATGCTGGTGGAGTTTACCGCGGACTGGTGCCCGAACTGTAAATTCCTTGAAAAAACAGTGCTCACTCCGGCCAACTTGGCGCCTTTTCAGGAACGCTACGGGCTGCGGCTGGTCAAGGTGGACCTGACCCACGACAACCCGGCGGGCATGGCCCTGCTCCGCGGCCTGGGCAGCCAAAGCATCCCCCTTGTCGCCCTTTTCGACCTCGGCGACCGGGCAATGCAACCCTTGATCCTGCGCGACCTGTTCACCCTCGGCCAACTGGAGCAGGCCATGATTACGGCGTTTCAGGAATAGCCTTCCCCGCAATCGCAATCGCAATCGCAATCGCAATCGCAATCGCAATCGCAATCGCAATCGCAAAAGAGGGGAGAGCCATATCTATGTCAACACTTGGGCACCACCGATAAACGACAAAGCTCACGTTGCGTGAGTAAGTGCGCTTTGATACCGGACATGGACAACGATTTCGATTGCGATTTTGATTTCGAGGAACGTGGTGGGTCAGGCGGCAAGGAGGAAATGGCGGCCCTGGATGTATCCACGGTTGGTCATGAAGGCGGTGATGTCCTCCGCGGCGCCGTGGCCGGCGACGTAGGACACGATGAACCTTTCTCCGGGTGGGGGGATGTCGTTGCGGTGGATCACTGGGCGTTCGGCCACGCGACGGTTGACCTTTCGCGGATCGATATCCACCCAGGCCGTGATTTTCACGCCGTGGGGCAGGAGCATTTCGGCGCGGCGTCGTGTTATTCGTCCGGCTCCCATGACCATGATTTCGGGATGGCCGGGGTTGTGCGCGGCCAGCCACTGGGCCAGGTAGCGGGCCTTGGTTCTGTAGAACGCGGCGACGTCGTATCGAGGATGGGTTCGGGAAAGGCGGTTGGGGGGATCGTTCCAGACATACAGCATCTCAGGCGCTTTTTCCATGCGCACCCCGCACTCCAGCCATCGCAGCCACAGTTCGTAGTCTTCGGGAAACGGCCCGTCGCGGTAGCCTCCGAACTGTTTCACCAGGCGGCGTCGAAACATCACGGTGGGGTGGACCAGCGGGGATTCACGGAAGCGCCCCAGGGACATCTGGTCATGGGTGAGCAGAGTGTTGGTCCAGTCCAGGTGGCGTTTATAGCCTCCGGCTTGATTCGAGTTGCCTCCGAAATCGGCCGCACAAGCCACAAGACCGACCTCTGAATGGAGCCGCAGGAATTCGGCCTGAACCCGCAGCCGATCAGGATGGCAGACGTCGTCGGCGTCCATACGGGCGATCAGCTCCCCAGCGGCGCAGTCCAGCCCTCGATTCAAGGCCTGAACGATTCCTCCATGCTCAAAGAACAACGGCCGGATCCGTCGGTCAAGAGCGGCATACTCAGATAAAACGGCGTGGGTGCCCGGAACGGTGCCGTGGTCGTCATTCGATCCATCATCCACAGCCAGGATTTCGAAATCCGCCCATGTCTGCGCCAGCAGGCTTTCCAGAGCCGCCGGCAGCGTCTTTGCGGCATTATGAATCGGAAGAATTACAGAGATCATGAAAAACCTCGGCTGACTGAAAAAATACGCTGGTGCAATGCCGGGGCTTGAAACAAAGGTCAAGCCTGAGTATGCCTGTAATATGTGCGCAAGTATTCAAGGAGTGTCTCCATGAAGCGTCCGCGTATCTCTCTCGGGTGGAAGATTTTGGGGTTGATTACCCTGGTGAGCTGCATTGTTTTTTTTGGGTTGTTCGCCGCCAATTTTTACTGGAAACAGGCGATCACCATCCATCAGATCGACCGTCTGGGGATGCGGATATCCGAACTGCTGAGCATGGCCATTGATGGCCCCATGCTTCGCGGCGACAATGACGGCACGCATGAACAATTCCGAGTCGCCTCGGAAATGTACGATGATATTCGGGTCTACCTGACCGACTTCCGGGGAAACATCACGTATTCCACCGAGCCGGGAACATTGCGGCAAGACCTGCTCGACATTTACGACCATCATGAAGTTCGCGGAATGTTGGATCAAAGCCTGCTCCAGGGCAGAGATTCGGGAATGCTGCTTGAACTCCAGGGCGACCCCTATTATCTGCGCGTTCGGAGCATTGCCAACGGTCCGGAATGCTATCATTGCCATGGATCAAGCCAGCCGATACTCGGAGCGCTATTCGAGTTTCAGAACATGAACCGGGATTTCGTCCAGTTGCGGACCATGCAACTCTACGGAGGGCTCATTGCTCTTGGCGGTCTGGCTATACTGCTCGGCTGCGTTCTGCTTTTTCTGCGGGCGCATGTTGTCGACAGGATCGGAAAGCTCTCCCGGATCAGCCGGGAAATCCGTCAGGGAAATTATTCGGCTGATTTCAACATCCAGGGCGATGATGAAATCAGCGAACTCGGCACCAACCTTTCCACAATGGTCCGGCGCCTTCAGGCCGCGGAAAAGTACGCCGCCATCGGCGAATTCTCAACGTATATCGCCCATGAGATCCGCAATCCCCTGTTCGCCATCGGCGGCTTTGCCAATACCCTGGTTCGTGCGCCCAAGCTGGACGCCACCACCATGCAAAAGATCCAGATCATTCTGAGCGAATCCAAACGCCTGGATGATATTCTGCGCATCTTCATCAACTTTTCCCGCCCGCTGGAACTGACAATGAACCGCTTCGACGTCAACGACGCAGTGGTCCAAACTTTGAATTCTCTGAATGTTTCGGCTCAGTGGCCCTCCGTCCATGTCCACATGCAGTTGGATGAGAGAATCGACCGTATCATGTCCGATCCGGAAATGGTCAAGCAGTGTCTGAAAAACTTGATCAAAAATTCCATCTCCACCATGCCTGCCGGCGGAGAGTTGCGCGTTTCCACACGAGAGGACAAGGACAACATCCTCCTGGAAGTCGCGGATTCCGGCCACGGTCTGCCGAGTGAAGTCCTGGAGCAGCCGTTCAATCCGTTCACCAGCCTGGAACTGGCCATGACCCGCAAGATCGTCGTCGACCTTGGCGGAGAACTGCAGCTGGAAAGCAATGAAGCATCCGGCACCAGAGCAACCCTGAAACTTCCCAAAGTTATGACGCTGGCCAGGAAAACGGATCAGGGAGAAGGATGATTGGTGTTCGATCTTTTGAAATCGCAATCGTAATCGCAATCGAAATCGACACCGATTGAAACAAGCTTGATCAAGAACCATACTCTTCAACATACGCATTCCAGTACCATAAGCGAAAGCGTTGTGCGGTGAAGAAATCGATTTTTTTCGATTTCGATTTCGATTTCGATTGCGATATCGATATCGATTTCGATGAAGAATAAGGAGAGAATGTGGAAATTGTTATTGCCTCGCGGAATAGGGGCAAGGCGGCGGAAATCGCGGCTTTGCTCGGACAATTTGATGTTCAGGTGCTGACCATGGATTCCTTTCCCGAAATCGGGGATATACCCGAAACCGGAACGACTTTTGAGGAAAATGCCCTGATCAAGGCGCGAACCGTGGCGCGGTTGACGGGAATGATCGCCATGGCCGACGACTCCGGATTGGAGGTGGAGGCTTTGGGGGGGGCGCCTGGGGTCTACTCGGCGCGGTTCAGTGGGCCGGACGCGACGGATGAGAGCAACAATGCCCTCTTGCTGGCCAAAATGGAAGGCGTTCCTCAGAAATCTCGTCAAGCACGTTTTGTGAGCGTGATTGCCGTTCATGCGCCGGTGCAAGGGGGAAAAGAGTTGCTGGCTCGGGGCAGCTGGTCTGGTCAGATCGCCTTGAGGCCGCTGGGTGAAAATGGATTTGGCTATGATCCGCTTTTTCTCGACGAGGAGTTGGGACTGACCTCCGCCCAGCTTCTGCCGGAGCAGAAGAACGCACGCAGCCACAGGGCCGCCGCCATGATGGAGCTGGCCCGTTTTTGGCCCGACTTTCTGCGGGAAATGAGGCTGCCTGAAGATCTTCCGCGATAATCCAGCCGGCCAGGTCGCTCCGCAAGCATATTTCGGCCACTGCAGCCGTGCTGCTCAACATTGCAGTTGACGCAAACTCTTGACTTGGCATGGGATCATAGCCAATCTGACCTCTTGTCACGCGTCGTGGGATGAAGATATCATTGAAGAATACAGTGGTTCCTTTGCCGCGGTCCCTTCATCTCTTCCTTGATCCTCTGGCCCGGAATTCGCAATGCAATCATTGGCCCTATCTGCGTCGAAAAAATAATTCCAATCAAGCCGAGGCGACTATGCCGATACGTCACTACTTTCTGTTTCTTTTTCTGATAGGGTTTTTGTGCGTCGGGCCTTTGGCAAGCGAAAGCCGGGCCAGTGCCGAGCGGGACTATTCCAGCGGCTGGAACGAATTCCAGCGGCTGCTCAAGGATCCCGTTCAGTCCAAGCAGCGTACCGCATGGATTGCCGCGCGCAACATGTTCAATAGTGCGTATCAGAAAGCTCCGGACGGCTCGGAAGCTCCCAAATCGCTTTTCTATCTGGGCCGTGTGCACGAGGAAATGGGGCAACGCTTCGGACAGGCCGCGGATTACACTCAGGCAGTGGATTACTATGGGCGGGTGGCTCTGCGATTCCCCAATCACACATGGGCGGACGATGCCCTGCTGCGCAAGGCCAAGATCCACCTTGAGCATTTGAATGACTCGGCCCAGGCCTATATTGATCTGTTGTCAATTGTGCACAATCATCCCAAGGGCGATATGGCTCCCCAGGCCCAGTCCATGCTTCGCGAGCTGGATGCCGCATTCCTGGCCAAGGTCAATTCGTCATCCCCCGGCAATGCCATTGCGGCCTCCGCGCCCGCGATAGCCGCTCCGGCAACGTCTTCAGTCGTCTCTTCCCAGCCAGAACCCATAGTCACGGCGGCACTGATCGCTCCGCCTGTTGCGCCGCGCGCCGTGGAGCCGGGCTCCGGAACCGCCAAGTTGACCCAGGTCCGCTACTGGAGCAGCGACGAATACACGCGGGTGGTTCTGGATGTGGATGCCGAAATCGACTTCAGTCACAGGCTGCTCAATCCGGACCCGGCTCTGGGCACGCCTCACCGGTTGATGATCGACCTGCAGGGAACGGTTCTGGGGCCGGAGACTCTGCCGCAACTCCAGGTTGCCGACGGCATCCTGCGCCAGGTTCGCACCGGCCAGAATCAGCCGCAAGTCAGCCGGGTCGTGCTGGATATTCAGCGTCTTGAAGATTTTCGGGTCTTCACATTGGAAAGCCCGTTCCGGATCGTTGTGGACGTCAGTGGAGCTACACAAAGCCTGGCCGGCTCTTCGGCATCGCGGCCTTCCGGGCAGACGGCTCAGCAGCGGAATCCGCAGATCGCCCCGGGACCGGGGGGCATTGCCTCCAGCCTCGTGGAGCAGCTCGGCTTGAAGGTGAACACGATCATGATCGACCCCGGCCATGGCGGCAAGGATCCCGGCGCTGTGGCCCACGGCATCAAGGAAAAGGACGTCAACCTGCGCATGGCCCGGATCCTGGGGAAGATGCTCGAGGAAAAAGGCTTTCGCGTCATCTACACCCGAACCACGGACGTCTTCATCCCCCTGGAGGAACGCACGGCCATGGCCAACGCCCAGAAGGCGGACCTCTTCATCTCCGTGCACGCCAATGCCCATCCCAATCCCAACATGCAGGGCTTTGAGATCTATTCCCTGAACCTGGCCAAGAACAAGGACGCCGTGCGGGTTGCGGCCCGGGAAAATGCCGTGTCCACGAAAAAAATCAGCGATCTGCAGTTCATCCTGACGGACCTGATGCTCAACTCCAAGATCAGCGAATCCAAGGAACTGGCCACCAAGATTCATGGTCGGACGATCCAGGGCATGCGCCGCACCCATCCAAAGCTGGGGGACAACGGCGTCCGGGAGGCTCCGTTCTACGTGCTGATGGGCGCGAAGATGCCCGCGGTTCTCGTGGAAATGGGATACTTGACCAACCGGGAAGAGTCACGTCTGCTCAATACCGACGCTTACCTCCGAACCCTGGCCTCCAACTTGGTGCAAGGCGTCCTGGCATACCGTGACCATATCGAACGGCACGCCAAATTGTAGGATAAACATCGGCGGGAATACTTATGAGGCCCAAATGCGTGCCGCCAGGGACTGAATCTGCAAATCAGCAAGGTTGACTTCCGGCAACTTCACTCGCAACTCGAATCGAAATCGAAATCGAAATCGAAATCGAAATCGAAATCGAAATCGAAATCGAAATCGAATCAAATCAGATTCCTTTCTCTACGTCTGAAACTTCCGGATAAACTTACGATCGATGTAGTCCTTGATCCAGAAGGCCGGGCGACCGCCGAAGGCGATCCTGTTCTTGTAGAGGATGCCCTGGCCTCCGCCGATGTTGAAGATCAGCAGGTAGTCCCCCCCGGGATCAAAGGGCTGGAGTTCGCGGCCTTCCAGCCGGGACCGCACATTGTGCAGCAGTACCGGGTTCTGGCGCACGGCGTAGACCCCGACCTTGTCCAGGGGTCGCGGCTGAAACGAGATGCAGTCCCCGCCGCCGAAAATGTCCGGATGGCTCACGCTCTGCAGGAATTGATTGACGAGCAGTCCGCCCTCCGGACCGGTTTCCAGTCCGGAGTTGCTGAACACCTTCGAGGGGCGGACTCCCAAGGCCAGGAAAACCACATCCTGGACATGGCGCTGCCCGTTTTGCAGATGGATCTCGCCTGATTCCACGGCATGCACATAGCTGCCTGCAACCACCTCGATCCCCTTTTTTTTCAGCGCCTCTTCGGCCATGCGGCGGACCTTGTCCGGCATGTTCTTGAGCAGCCTGCTGCCTGCGAAGATCTGGACCTTGCAACCTTTGCCGCCTTGTTCACGTCCGACGTCCCACGCGTTTCCGGCCACCTCCAGCGCGGCCGGCCCCCCGCCGCACACACCGATCCGCACCGTTTTGGTTTTGGCCATTTCCTGGATCCGCCGACGTGCCGCCAGCAGACGCTCGATGGGCTTGACCGGAAAGACCACGTCGTTTGCAACGCCGTTGTCCGCGCCAGCGGCATCTCCGGATATGTCCCGGGGAACATAACTGCCCAGATTGCAGCTCAAAACATCGTAGGGCACTTCCCGGCCTGAGCGCAGCACCACGACATGTCGCGCCGCGTCGATGGCCGTGACCAGGTCCTGGATGAATGTTCCCCCGCGGCTTTCGATCATGGTTTGCACCGGAAAGCTGATTTCCTCGGGGCGGTACGTTCCTCCGAGCATTCCCGGGCCCATCCCGGAGTAGTAATGCCGATCTCCGGGACCGATGGCCGTCACGGCGTGCCCCTTGGCCGTCAATTCGGGAATGGCGGCCATCAGGGCCATGTGGGCATGTCCTGCCCCGGCCAGGAGAAGCCTGCCCATTAGACAACCTCCTGGAGCCTGTCCATCAGATTTCCCAGGTGCTGGAGATGCTTTTTCTCGTCCTCGGCCATCTGTTCGAGAAACTCCCGCACTTCCCCCTGGGCCTGCCGTGCGGCCCGGGAGTAAAGGTCCATGGCCTGGGCCTCGACTGCCATGGCAAAATCAACGATCTCCCGCGGGTTTTCCAGATCCACGCCCATCCGGTGCATGTGGTCCTCGGTGGAAATGCCGCCTTCCGGTACGGCCGCCGGCGTATCCTTGGCGGTTTTTTGGGTTGCCTTTTGCACGTCCTCGCCGGCCATGCGCTGCGCCACGGCCTGCTGGTGCTTCAACTCAACTGCAGCCAGCAAGGCGAAGACTTTGCCGGCCTGGGGATCGGCAACGGTCTCGGCCATGTTTTCATAGAATTCACGCAGGGCCGATTCCATGTCGTAGGCCACAGCCAGAGTCTGTTCCAGGGTCATGGATTCCGTGAAAAGGTGCAACCCCAGCTCGTATTCCCCGAAGCCGGTCCAGCCGTTCCAAGCCTTGAACCCGCCGCTGAGATTCAAAATTTTTTCGAACCCCTTGCCGGCCAGCATCTGCGCCGCGACCCGACTGCGACCGCCGATGGCGCAGTAGACCAGCGTCGGCTTGCTGCCATCGAGCTCACTCATCATGTCTCCCAGTTGTCCGATGGGCATCAACCGCGCCCCCGCGATATGCCCCTGCTCGTATTCGCCGGGTTGCCGGACATCCACGATCTGCAGCTCCGGTTCCTCGGTCAAAACCTTTCGAGCCTGCTCCGCGTCAATGGATTTGACGGGTGTCAGAAATTGCATCCAACGCATAGACTGTCCCTCCTTGATGCTCAGGATTCTCTCCCCACAATGCAATCCCAATCGAAATCCTAATCGCAATCGCAAAAGCATAAACGTAATTGCTCTAAAATTGTGGCAAGCACGTACCGGATTCCTGCCTTGACGTGTATGACAAGTTGGAAAACAAAGTCATTCCGGTGAAAGCCGGAATCCAGATTTTTTCATGAGGTTCACTTGCACTGTCCGTCTGAACAGTAAAGCTTTTCGATCATGTCAACGCTGCCCAAAAAGTTGAAGGCTCGGACATGCCCAACATTACAACGCAAAGTCGAGCACAATCTCCGTCAGATTTCGTTCATCATCCGCATGGACCTGAATCTGCGCGCCCATGGAGTCCACCGCCAATCGTGCGGAATAAGCGCCAAGTCCTTTGCCTTCGGTTTGGACCCAGGGGGGATTTTTTTCCATGAATCGTGAGCGGATATTCAGGGGCAGAACCCCGGAATTGACGATTCGCAGGCGGACATTTTCTTGTCCGCGTTCAAGATGAACGGCAACGGGGCGTCCCGGGGGACTGGCTTCCACGGCATTCTTGATCAAACTGAAAAGCACTGAACAACAGAGCAGCTCCTCGGCCTGGACGACAAAGGATTGTCCGTTGGACGCCGATTTGTCGTCGGGTTGGATGAGGATCTCCTTGTCTGTGTGATTTTTTAAGCGGGACAGAGTCCTGGCCACGGTGCGGGCGATTTGCAACAGATCCACCGGGTGGGGGTCAATTCGGAAGGCGCCGAGCTCCAGCTTCCAGAGATCGATGGTTGCCGCGACGGCCTGAAGCAATTCAAAGCCGGAATGCTCGATGTCGCGAATCTTTTCCAGGTGCTCCGGCGCAATGCCGTCTGTCGCAAGGATCTCTCTGGAATTTCGCAGGATTTCCCTCAGAGGCTGCTTCAAATCATGGCGAATGATTCTTTCCACGCTTTCGCGCATGCTTAAGGTCTCCTCCAGGGTCTTGTTGCGTCGATCCAGATCGCACAGGGAGCGGCGTAGGGCGAGCTGGGTCTTTACCCTGGCCTGGACCACGGAAGGGTCAAAAGGCTTGCGTATGTAGTCAACAGCGCCCAGATGCAGCCCTTTCGCCTCATCTGCGTCCCTGTTCGTCATTGTCATGAGGAGGATCGGGATGTCCCTGGTCCGGGGATCCTCCTTCAGTCTCGCGCACACTGCGTATCCGTCCATGCCCGGCATCTGGAGGTCCAGGAGAATGATGTCAGGTCGAGGCCGCTGACGGGCCAGTTCCAGGGCTTGGTCTCCGGATGTGGCGCTGAGCGTGACGCAGTCACCCTCAAACATGGCTTTGAGAGTGTCGATGTTGATCTGTTCGTCGTCTACGAGCAGGATACGCTGACGTCCTGCGTCGATCTCCAGTTCCCTTGGCTCCATGACAGTCTCATCCAGCCCCCCGGAGACGGCGACCCTGTTTCGTCCGGAGCTTTTTGCCCTATACATGGCCTTGTCCGCGGCCAGCAAAAGATCCTGAGCCGTTGTGCCGTTTCGTTGTGGGTTCAGGCCGGCTACGCCTAGGCTCAGGGTAATCATCGGTGCGAGCGGGTTGAAGGCATGGGGAATGCTCCGCTCCTGGATCGCCAGGCGGATTTTTTCCGCCACACCGGCGGCTCCGGACAGATCCGTTCCGGTGAGCACGCAGATGAATTCCTCACCGCCATAG
The window above is part of the Desulfonatronum thiosulfatophilum genome. Proteins encoded here:
- a CDS encoding sensor histidine kinase; its protein translation is MKRPRISLGWKILGLITLVSCIVFFGLFAANFYWKQAITIHQIDRLGMRISELLSMAIDGPMLRGDNDGTHEQFRVASEMYDDIRVYLTDFRGNITYSTEPGTLRQDLLDIYDHHEVRGMLDQSLLQGRDSGMLLELQGDPYYLRVRSIANGPECYHCHGSSQPILGALFEFQNMNRDFVQLRTMQLYGGLIALGGLAILLGCVLLFLRAHVVDRIGKLSRISREIRQGNYSADFNIQGDDEISELGTNLSTMVRRLQAAEKYAAIGEFSTYIAHEIRNPLFAIGGFANTLVRAPKLDATTMQKIQIILSESKRLDDILRIFINFSRPLELTMNRFDVNDAVVQTLNSLNVSAQWPSVHVHMQLDERIDRIMSDPEMVKQCLKNLIKNSISTMPAGGELRVSTREDKDNILLEVADSGHGLPSEVLEQPFNPFTSLELAMTRKIVVDLGGELQLESNEASGTRATLKLPKVMTLARKTDQGEG
- a CDS encoding N-acetylmuramoyl-L-alanine amidase — translated: MPIRHYFLFLFLIGFLCVGPLASESRASAERDYSSGWNEFQRLLKDPVQSKQRTAWIAARNMFNSAYQKAPDGSEAPKSLFYLGRVHEEMGQRFGQAADYTQAVDYYGRVALRFPNHTWADDALLRKAKIHLEHLNDSAQAYIDLLSIVHNHPKGDMAPQAQSMLRELDAAFLAKVNSSSPGNAIAASAPAIAAPATSSVVSSQPEPIVTAALIAPPVAPRAVEPGSGTAKLTQVRYWSSDEYTRVVLDVDAEIDFSHRLLNPDPALGTPHRLMIDLQGTVLGPETLPQLQVADGILRQVRTGQNQPQVSRVVLDIQRLEDFRVFTLESPFRIVVDVSGATQSLAGSSASRPSGQTAQQRNPQIAPGPGGIASSLVEQLGLKVNTIMIDPGHGGKDPGAVAHGIKEKDVNLRMARILGKMLEEKGFRVIYTRTTDVFIPLEERTAMANAQKADLFISVHANAHPNPNMQGFEIYSLNLAKNKDAVRVAARENAVSTKKISDLQFILTDLMLNSKISESKELATKIHGRTIQGMRRTHPKLGDNGVREAPFYVLMGAKMPAVLVEMGYLTNREESRLLNTDAYLRTLASNLVQGVLAYRDHIERHAKL
- a CDS encoding glycosyltransferase family 2 protein — protein: MISVILPIHNAAKTLPAALESLLAQTWADFEILAVDDGSNDDHGTVPGTHAVLSEYAALDRRIRPLFFEHGGIVQALNRGLDCAAGELIARMDADDVCHPDRLRVQAEFLRLHSEVGLVACAADFGGNSNQAGGYKRHLDWTNTLLTHDQMSLGRFRESPLVHPTVMFRRRLVKQFGGYRDGPFPEDYELWLRWLECGVRMEKAPEMLYVWNDPPNRLSRTHPRYDVAAFYRTKARYLAQWLAAHNPGHPEIMVMGAGRITRRRAEMLLPHGVKITAWVDIDPRKVNRRVAERPVIHRNDIPPPGERFIVSYVAGHGAAEDITAFMTNRGYIQGRHFLLAA
- the rdgB gene encoding RdgB/HAM1 family non-canonical purine NTP pyrophosphatase — translated: MEIVIASRNRGKAAEIAALLGQFDVQVLTMDSFPEIGDIPETGTTFEENALIKARTVARLTGMIAMADDSGLEVEALGGAPGVYSARFSGPDATDESNNALLLAKMEGVPQKSRQARFVSVIAVHAPVQGGKELLARGSWSGQIALRPLGENGFGYDPLFLDEELGLTSAQLLPEQKNARSHRAAAMMELARFWPDFLREMRLPEDLPR
- a CDS encoding rhodanese-like domain-containing protein, which translates into the protein MRWMQFLTPVKSIDAEQARKVLTEEPELQIVDVRQPGEYEQGHIAGARLMPIGQLGDMMSELDGSKPTLVYCAIGGRSRVAAQMLAGKGFEKILNLSGGFKAWNGWTGFGEYELGLHLFTESMTLEQTLAVAYDMESALREFYENMAETVADPQAGKVFALLAAVELKHQQAVAQRMAGEDVQKATQKTAKDTPAAVPEGGISTEDHMHRMGVDLENPREIVDFAMAVEAQAMDLYSRAARQAQGEVREFLEQMAEDEKKHLQHLGNLMDRLQEVV
- a CDS encoding NAD(P)/FAD-dependent oxidoreductase, with protein sequence MGRLLLAGAGHAHMALMAAIPELTAKGHAVTAIGPGDRHYYSGMGPGMLGGTYRPEEISFPVQTMIESRGGTFIQDLVTAIDAARHVVVLRSGREVPYDVLSCNLGSYVPRDISGDAAGADNGVANDVVFPVKPIERLLAARRRIQEMAKTKTVRIGVCGGGPAALEVAGNAWDVGREQGGKGCKVQIFAGSRLLKNMPDKVRRMAEEALKKKGIEVVAGSYVHAVESGEIHLQNGQRHVQDVVFLALGVRPSKVFSNSGLETGPEGGLLVNQFLQSVSHPDIFGGGDCISFQPRPLDKVGVYAVRQNPVLLHNVRSRLEGRELQPFDPGGDYLLIFNIGGGQGILYKNRIAFGGRPAFWIKDYIDRKFIRKFQT
- a CDS encoding diguanylate cyclase — protein: MSEEKPRILIIDDEKASIQVLSDILRNHYDISMALNRQQAISLAFAENKPDIILLDIQMQDLDGFEFCRRMQENPDTRDIPVIFITASSLEHFEELGLAAGAVDYITKPPRPAVVLARIKVHLELKRKRDILRNLSNKDGLTGIANRRRLEEFLQFEWQRCLRNGEPIALIMADIDYFKLYNDNYGHAAGDQCLRHVASVMEEVVSRQTDLVARYGGEEFICVLTGTDLSGAAGVAEKIRLAIQERSIPHAFNPLAPMITLSLGVAGLNPQRNGTTAQDLLLAADKAMYRAKSSGRNRVAVSGGLDETVMEPRELEIDAGRQRILLVDDEQINIDTLKAMFEGDCVTLSATSGDQALELARQRPRPDIILLDLQMPGMDGYAVCARLKEDPRTRDIPILLMTMTNRDADEAKGLHLGAVDYIRKPFDPSVVQARVKTQLALRRSLCDLDRRNKTLEETLSMRESVERIIRHDLKQPLREILRNSREILATDGIAPEHLEKIRDIEHSGFELLQAVAATIDLWKLELGAFRIDPHPVDLLQIARTVARTLSRLKNHTDKEILIQPDDKSASNGQSFVVQAEELLCCSVLFSLIKNAVEASPPGRPVAVHLERGQENVRLRIVNSGVLPLNIRSRFMEKNPPWVQTEGKGLGAYSARLAVDSMGAQIQVHADDERNLTEIVLDFAL